One genomic window of Synergistaceae bacterium includes the following:
- a CDS encoding HIT domain-containing protein, with amino-acid sequence MDSIFAPWRKQYVCSASDKPTQNERTCIFCDFPAINDDEKHLIVYRGEFNFVILNAFPYNSGHLMVVPFRHVSDFTELSLEETSEMTAIAQKAISALKILMNPDGFNMGMNLGKAAGAGIEQHLHLHIVPRWEGDTNFMPIVGEVKVISEALLSTWSRLKEIWPK; translated from the coding sequence ATGGATTCTATTTTTGCACCTTGGCGGAAACAATATGTGTGTTCTGCTTCTGATAAACCTACACAAAATGAGAGAACTTGTATTTTTTGTGATTTCCCGGCTATTAATGATGACGAAAAACATCTTATTGTTTACCGTGGAGAATTTAATTTTGTTATTCTCAACGCTTTTCCTTATAATTCCGGACATCTTATGGTCGTTCCTTTTCGTCATGTATCTGATTTTACTGAACTTTCTTTAGAAGAAACAAGTGAGATGACAGCCATTGCACAAAAAGCCATTTCTGCACTAAAAATACTTATGAATCCGGATGGATTCAATATGGGTATGAATTTGGGAAAAGCTGCCGGAGCTGGAATTGAACAGCATCTCCATTTACACATCGTTCCTCGATGGGAAGGAGACACCAATTTTATGCCGATAGTAGGAGAAGTAAAGGTTATATCCGAAGCTCTTTTATCAACTTGGAGTCGCTTAAAAGAAATATGGCCAAAATAA
- a CDS encoding lipid-binding SYLF domain-containing protein — translation MRFGKKLFIFTLLVSAIMFSSHAAFAEKAHERRIRLATDLIETMTSESDADSLGNVIKSGRGVAIFPAVTKGGLIVGGQTGEGVVFIRNKNGTWSGPAFMGISGASFGLQIGVQSVGLVLVITNEEGLRAFTGGNSFKLGAGVSVAAGPVGRNALAATDGRAKASIYSYSVSKGLYAGISLDGSVINQNRDANKAYWGRAISASAALKRPATDKKVAPLIAALKKLIMKAKDL, via the coding sequence ATGAGGTTTGGCAAGAAACTTTTTATATTCACATTGCTTGTTTCAGCAATAATGTTCTCGAGCCACGCAGCTTTTGCAGAAAAAGCTCACGAAAGAAGAATAAGACTTGCAACCGATCTTATTGAGACGATGACATCTGAATCCGATGCTGATAGTTTAGGCAATGTAATAAAATCTGGACGCGGCGTAGCAATATTTCCAGCAGTAACAAAGGGTGGCCTTATTGTTGGAGGACAGACAGGAGAGGGAGTTGTGTTTATTCGCAACAAAAATGGCACTTGGTCTGGACCTGCATTTATGGGAATATCCGGTGCGTCGTTCGGTTTGCAAATAGGCGTTCAGTCAGTTGGGCTTGTTCTTGTTATTACTAATGAAGAAGGACTCAGAGCGTTTACAGGCGGAAACAGTTTTAAATTAGGAGCTGGTGTTTCGGTTGCAGCTGGTCCTGTTGGGCGCAATGCCTTAGCAGCTACTGACGGGAGAGCAAAGGCTTCCATTTACAGCTATTCCGTTTCAAAAGGGCTTTATGCGGGAATTTCATTGGACGGATCTGTTATTAACCAAAATAGAGACGCAAACAAAGCCTATTGGGGTCGTGCCATTTCTGCCTCTGCTGCTCTCAAAAGACCAGCCACGGACAAAAAAGTTGCCCCTCTTATTGCAGCACTAAAAAAGTTAATAATGAAAGCGAAAGATTTATAA
- a CDS encoding GNAT family N-acetyltransferase, which yields MDKKSIFKENFLSTVTMLGNLPGGRLQILPSGSLISLSGIPSEDDNYVVFNPSTNKKEIDDALFILKNSATPFIVPELYNCDLNYSNMLESSGLTKKHIYTAMSLEKKKEHLSDVSVIEIKNAAEAEIWAGASWAGFGENTPVAENYITFTEQLINCKKNKLYVLKHCDVAVSSGLIHYSEEACGLYYFSTLPEFRRQGFAHRLVGTLASVAFRTYEIFVLLATEQGEPFYNNFGFDSLYSVPMRTL from the coding sequence GTGGATAAAAAGTCTATTTTTAAAGAAAATTTTCTTTCAACAGTAACGATGTTAGGAAATCTTCCCGGAGGAAGACTACAGATTCTTCCTTCTGGGTCCCTTATCTCTTTGTCCGGAATTCCATCAGAAGACGATAACTATGTGGTTTTTAATCCATCAACAAATAAAAAAGAAATTGATGACGCTTTATTCATTTTAAAAAATAGTGCTACTCCATTTATAGTACCGGAGCTTTACAACTGTGATTTGAATTATTCAAATATGCTGGAATCTTCCGGTTTGACTAAAAAACATATCTATACGGCCATGTCGCTTGAAAAAAAGAAAGAGCATCTCTCTGATGTCTCAGTTATAGAAATAAAAAATGCGGCAGAAGCAGAAATATGGGCCGGTGCATCTTGGGCAGGATTCGGAGAAAACACGCCCGTCGCTGAAAATTATATAACTTTTACAGAACAACTGATAAACTGCAAAAAAAATAAGCTTTATGTTCTTAAACATTGCGACGTTGCCGTTTCTTCCGGATTAATTCATTATAGCGAAGAAGCTTGTGGACTCTATTATTTTTCCACACTTCCCGAATTTAGAAGACAGGGTTTTGCACATCGCCTTGTGGGCACCTTAGCGAGTGTCGCTTTTCGTACATATGAAATTTTTGTTTTACTTGCTACAGAACAGGGAGAACCCTTTTACAATAATTTTGGGTTCGATTCTTTATACAGTGTTCCCATGAGAACGTTATAA
- a CDS encoding translation initiation factor produces MAKKKKTKITSDENISIGAGSEFSLPLASLFGQNIHKKEEKVEKKADKGNKSGQIEEELYSLLQKISKVILRRRTSGFGGKTVVQLTLPQGCNIELAMLAKEIRKALGCGSRVEKGEILLQGDICDRAEEWLYKKGVKKVQIG; encoded by the coding sequence TTGGCAAAAAAGAAAAAAACAAAAATAACGTCCGACGAAAATATTTCTATTGGAGCGGGTAGCGAGTTTTCTCTTCCCCTGGCATCTTTATTTGGCCAAAATATCCACAAAAAAGAAGAAAAAGTCGAGAAAAAGGCAGATAAAGGCAATAAGTCTGGCCAAATTGAAGAAGAATTGTATTCTCTTTTACAAAAAATATCTAAAGTTATCTTGCGCAGAAGAACCTCCGGATTTGGCGGCAAAACTGTAGTTCAACTTACTCTTCCACAGGGGTGCAACATCGAACTTGCAATGCTGGCTAAAGAGATAAGGAAAGCTTTAGGTTGCGGCTCAAGAGTCGAAAAGGGAGAGATTCTTTTGCAGGGAGATATTTGCGATAGAGCGGAAGAATGGCTCTACAAAAAAGGAGTAAAGAAGGTCCAAATAGGCTAA